Genomic window (Pseudovibrio brasiliensis):
GGAGTGCAAACTTTGCGGTCGTTTGCGCGAGCTTCTTCAGCTTTATCTTCGCTGCCGGCAAAGTTGCAGACTCTGTAACACGAAGCGCTAGATCAGCTGCTGCAGTCAGTCGGTGATTGATACTGGCATTCAGTGCCAGTAACTGCGCAAGGCTGAGGAAATTGAAGGGGCGAAACCGCATGAAGAGATGAGCAGGAGTAACGCGAAGGGAAGGCCCTTTGATACGGGGGAGCGCTGTTGCTTCGCCTGCTTTGAGTGCCAAGGGCACCAGCAGGTTTAGATTTATATCTGGAATGATATCTGGGCAAAAACAGAAGCAAGGCAATGGGGGCTCCTTCGGCTTGTTCCCGAAAACAAAGGTCGCCCCATGTTACAGCACGTGCAACATGGGGCTGTTTATTAGACAGACATCTTCTGTTCGATATCTTTGAGAGCGGCTTCAATAGGTTTCTTAATTGAAACTGAGACCCCAAGTGGGTTCTTCTCAAGCAAATCGATTAGTTTGTCTGAGTTCATGTGATTGTTGAGCGTTGCGATACTCGCTGAAAGTTTTTTAGCGATGGCATCTTTCTGCTTTGGATCCGCAGCTCCCCATTCCTTCAGGTTCCCGATCACTGAATCCAGGTTCCCTTGCAGGACACTGGCAGCGCCGGTGAGGGCCTGAGATGGACCTTTTGCCTTGATGAGGCGCATGCGCGGATCATCATGGGCTCCCAGTTTAGAGAGAAGACTGCCGATTTCTGCTTCAACATTTGCGCGTTGAACTGTAAACGCCTTGATCGCCGCAAACACCTCTTGCTGATCAACCTTCGGTGCTTTTGGAGCCTGTGCTAGCAGGGCCAGAACAGCCTTCACACCAGCTTGAGTGCCGGGATCATCGAGCGCTTTAACAGATGCCTGGACAGCAGCCAGTTGCTGTTTCAAATTGGTATCATATTCATCATCAATACCAAGAGCTTTCTCAACCTTGTGACTGAGTGCTGCCAGAATGGCCGTCAGTTTATCGCGAAGGATTTCTTCCTGAGCTGCATCTTCAGCCGCTGCGGCTGCTGCATCTTCAGCAGAAGTATCCTCATCATCTTCAGTGTCTTCCAGATTTTCGCCACTGGCAGCAAGCTCTTCATCGGTGAAGGCTTCATCACTGCCTGTGTCTTGAACCTCATCTGTTTCATGAGAGAAAGTATCCAGCAGATGATCCGGGGTCTCCGCACCTTCCTCCTCAGCATGATCGGAATGAACGACATTGCCATCCTCATCCTTCACATGGATTTTGAAGTTCAGCTTCTGGCTGATAAGGAACTTACGCATCATCTTGATAAGGCCTTGGGTCGGCGGCTTACCAATACATTCGATGGTCATTTCCTTACTTTTAATGGTCACAACCCCACACATACTTTTGGGGTTCTGTGTCTGCTTTTTCACCGCTACCAAAAGCATCTTTGGCTTTTTGCGTGGGTGAATTATCAAAGCGTCGTCTTCCTTTGGATTCTTGTTAGGAGAATACGCAAAGTTGACTTCTTGCTTGCGAGCCTTCTGAATGCCTGCTTTGAGCTGTTGTAGTTCTTTAGCGTCCATTGGGTGACCTCGGTGTTTGACCTTCCGACCTACTTACTAAACTTCCTTTTGTGTACTTTACATAAAACTGGTCTCGACGGTTTTAAATAAAGAGTACTGTCCGGGCGTACTTCATCTGTATTGACCGTTTCAAAATCAAACATACTACACAATCTCGCGATTACTTTGATGCCCAGAAATGTGACGTAGCTGGCGCCCGTACACATTCTTGGCCCTAATCCGAACGGAAAATAGCTCCCCAGCGTTGCCTTTGCTTCCCCGCGAGAAAAGCGATCCGGATCAAACATATCCGGGTTTTCCCAGAAGGAGCGGTGGCGATGGACAACCCAGGGACTGATAATCACCATGGATTCCTTAGGGATGAGCGTGTCCCCCAGCGTGGTGTCTTCACGGGCTATGCGGGAAAGATACAGAACAGGCGGATAAAGGCGCAGAACCTCTTTAAACACATCGCGTGTGAAACGAAGACGCGGCAAATGCTCGTAGGAGATGCGACCACAAGCGGTTACCAGCTGAACTTCGGTTCGGATACGCTCCACAATCTCCGGACATTGCGCAAGAATATAGACCGACCAGCACAGCGCAGCGGACGTTGTTTCGTGGCTGGAGAGGAAAATGCTCGCGACCTGATCAACAAGTTGTGACTTCGTAAAACGCTTACCAGTGGAGGGAACACGCGCTTCCTGGAAGATCTGAAAGAAGTTTTGAGTGTTCGGTGGCTTGTTATACATGTGCTCGTCGATGATCTGGGAAATCACCGCACGCACGTTCTCGGCAGTCTTCAAAGCAGCCTCTGTAAAGGCCGGCTGACCAGTTCCAGAAAAGCGTTTCAGATCTAACGCAGTCCCTGCAACTTCCTCCTCATACTTCATAATGGAATTGAAACACTGATGCTCCAGCTGAATCTCAATGGGTTTGGAGAACACGCAGCGAAAGTTGACGTCTGCCACAAGGAAGTTGATTTCCTCAGCCAGTTTAATGGTCTGGCCGGTTTCTGAGTAAGTCAGAAGCCGTTCTACAAAGGAACTCAGGGCTTCCTGCAAATAACCGAATGAAATCCGAACGCTGGAGTTGGAGAAAATCGGCGCAACCATCTCATGCTGATCCTGCCAGTCAACGCCTTCGGCTGAAACAAGACCGTTATGCAAAATAGGCTTCAAAAGCTCAGCAATTCCGCCGCCTTTTGGGAAAATAGCTTGTTGTTCTTCTAAAACTCTGGACAGCAGCTTGGGCTCGTTCACAAGGAACTTGCGGGGATTATCATCGTCGAACTGAAAAATCGCGCACTCGTAGAGCTCCTTAGGAATGACGCCAAGAGGGTCTGAGCTCAAATAATTGCTGAAGTTTCTCCAGCCTTCTGCGGCTTCTCCCGGATAGGGTGCTGGTGGACGATATAATGAAATCTTGTTTTCCATTATCTACATTCATGTTGCGGCGGAAATTGGAATACTTCCGCACATTTCCCAACATCATCAGCGCGAGCCGACAGGAGAAGTAGGTGAGAACCCATGCGCAATAGTGCTTTGCGGGAATATAGAACAGCCCCCTTAGAGATTTGCTTTCGGGACTCTGCAAATTTTGTTTGATTACTAATCAAGAGAAAATACTCTGAGTAACCAATGGGTTTAGCCCTCTGAGCTGCACCCGTAAAAGCAAGCGCCATAGGGCTTTAGCGCTGTTGGAAAGAGCGCGAATGCACAGCGAAAACCGCTCGTAGATGATGTAGGGAAATGTCTTGTAGCCTTACCTGAATCTAAAAGCAGGCAGCAAAAGCACCGGGTTACTCAGAATATGTTGGGTTTGGCGCGGCAGTGCTATTCCGCAAAATCAGACGGCAGCCGAGCTCGACGCGCCGCGCGCTCCGCTCCCCATCAGGCAAGGTCAAAGCTTCTTCCAGAAGGTTTAGAGCGACGTGGCCAATCTCTTCCATAGGCACATGGATGGTTGAAAGAGATGGGCTTGAAAGCTCTCCGAACAATGCATTGTCAAAGCCCATAACAGACACGTCATTGGGAATGGAATACCCAAGGTTCTGCAAGGCCTTCATCGCCCCAAGCGCTACGTTATCCGCTGAACAGAAGAAGGCAGAGTAGGGGGCTGGGCCTTTGTGTTCACTCAGCCAGCGGCTGAAGTTCTCTTCCACCACATCTTGCTGATAATCGCCCACATCAATGATGTCTGAAAGAGGGGCTTCAAGTCCCGCCTGCCGATAAGCGTCCAGAAAGCCTTCCATACGCTGCTTGGCGACGCGCCGGTTGCCCCAGGTTAGCAAAGCAATCCGTTTGTGCCCAAGCTGAAGCAGATGATCAGTAGCAAGCTTAGCGCCAAAGCGATTGCTCGGTGCCACAGTGTCCACGCGCATGGATTGGTCCTGACCACTCAGGATCACGGCAGCCGATGGTAGTTTGTACAGCATATCAATCAGGCACTGCCGGTCATCCTGCATCACTGCGATGCCTTGGGGTCTGTGCTTGGCGACAGCCTGAACAATGTTGTCCGGATTGATCTCATCCTCTTCTTCAATCTGAGGAATAAGCCGAACACCTCGGCTTTGGCATTCCTTCCTGAACGCGTTCAGCATGGTCCACGCCACAAAATTACGGTCAGATTTTGGGAAAGCTTTTTTGGTGCCAACAAGCAGAACGGTTGAGAGCAGAGAAATGGAAGCTTTGCGTCGTCTCTTCGCCAGATATCCTGTCTCACGGGCAATGCTCAGCACACGTTCCTGCACCTCACTGCCAATAGGAGCAGAGGCGTTTAAAACATGAGACACAGTGCTGATTGAGACATTTGCGAGTTTCGCAATTTGCTTGATACCCGTTGCCACGAGACTTCCACCATACATCAATAGGACGGGCAATTATTGAATGAAAAACTTTTCATGTGCAACGCCTACGTGCGCGCTGTTGTGTATCACTGACACCAAGTAATTGATGAATCTGTCTTATCCAATAAATCAATTTGGGCTCAGATCTGAAGCATAATTACGATCCAAAAGTTTATAAATAATTGAAAATAAAAGATATAAGTGCGATCAATCCACTTTGTGCTGAGGTTGAGGCAGATTGGGCTATCACCTAAATGCAGTCACGAGAGCTAATCATGAAAAAATTTTCATAAAGTCGTCTTGTTGTCAAACGGCGCTCCTGTCATCTTCGCCGGGTAACTGATTGTCAATAAAGGCTGTATTCGGGCTGCCAAGCGCAGTGGTGCGGGCTTGTTGCATAAATGGAAGTAACTCGTTTTGCCAGGGAGGATCTGGGAAGGCGAGTTGGGGGAGAATTTGATGAAGAGCGTTACACTCACGTCGATTGCTGCTTTGACGCTGCCGTTTCTGGCCGCCAATGGCTGGGCCTACAATGAGGCGCCAATGCTCAAGCAGCTGGTCGAAGCCGGGCAATTGCCACCGGTTGAAGAGCGCCTGCCGAAAAATCCACGCGTCATCCCGGTCTACGACAGCATCGGCACCTATGGCGGTGTTATGAAGCGCGCCTTCAAAGGCCCAAGCGATCGCTGGGGACCAACTAAGCTCATGGAAGAGCGTGTGGTGGAAACCTACATGGATGGTGAGAAGAACCTGTCCCTTGTTCCGGGCTGGATCGGCGAATACTCCGTGAGTGAAGATGCCCGCGAGTTTACTTTCAAAATTCGCGAAGGCCTGCGCTGGTCTGATGGCGCGCCGGTCACCACTCGTGACGTGCGCTTTTGGTATGAGGACGTGTTCCTCAACGAAGACCTGATGCCATCCATCAAGGCGCTTTACACCTCCAACGGTGTGCCAATGAAGCTGTCTTTTGCCGACGATTACACCTTTGCCGTCTCTTTTGAGAAGCCATATCCGCTGTTCCTGACCGTTCTGGCCAAGGAAAGCACAGGCCGTCCAGGCCTTGATCGTCCCGGCTTCATCGAGCCATTCCACTACCTCAAGGACTACCACCCAACCCACGCTGATCCGACTAAGCTGGACGCGGCCATTGCCAAGTATGGCGCCAAGAAATGGACCGATCTCTGGGATTCAAAGGGGCAGATCCAAGCCTGGTGGTTCAATCCGGATATGCCGGTCCTGACTGCATGGCGCGTGAAAACACCGCCGCCTTCTGACACCGTGGTGATGGAACGCAACCCTTACTATTACGGCGTGGATGCAGAAGGAAATCAGCTTCCTTACATCGATCAGATCGAGCACCGCCTGTTTCAGGATCCGGAAGCCATCAACTTCATGGCGATCCAAGGCGAAATTGACCTGCAAAACCGCCACATCAACGTAGCTGACTTCACACTCCTGAAGGAGAACGAAGCTAAGGGCGACTACACCATCGAAAAATGGACCAAGGCGCTAACATGGTCGATCATCCCGAACCTCAACTCCGCCGATAAGGTGAAGCAAGCACTGTTCGAGGATATCCGTTTCCGTGAAGCTCTGAACATCTCAGTGGATCGCGAAACCATCAACGAGCTGGCGTTCTCAGGTCTTGGTGAATCCCGACAGGCCTCCCCAATCTCCGGCTCACCGTTCTACGATGAAGAAGCAGAAACACGCTGGACAGAATACGATCCCGACAAAGCGGCTGAGCTGCTGGATGCGATCGGTCTTACAGAGCGTGATGATGATGGGTTTCGCCTGATGTCAGACGGTCGCCGTCTCAGCCTCGTGCTTGAAACCCGTTGGGACATTCAGGGTGAACTTCTCGAAGTGGTTCGCACCTACTGGCAGGACGTTGGAATCGAAGTGCTCGTTCGCATCATT
Coding sequences:
- a CDS encoding cytochrome P450; this encodes MENKISLYRPPAPYPGEAAEGWRNFSNYLSSDPLGVIPKELYECAIFQFDDDNPRKFLVNEPKLLSRVLEEQQAIFPKGGGIAELLKPILHNGLVSAEGVDWQDQHEMVAPIFSNSSVRISFGYLQEALSSFVERLLTYSETGQTIKLAEEINFLVADVNFRCVFSKPIEIQLEHQCFNSIMKYEEEVAGTALDLKRFSGTGQPAFTEAALKTAENVRAVISQIIDEHMYNKPPNTQNFFQIFQEARVPSTGKRFTKSQLVDQVASIFLSSHETTSAALCWSVYILAQCPEIVERIRTEVQLVTACGRISYEHLPRLRFTRDVFKEVLRLYPPVLYLSRIAREDTTLGDTLIPKESMVIISPWVVHRHRSFWENPDMFDPDRFSRGEAKATLGSYFPFGLGPRMCTGASYVTFLGIKVIARLCSMFDFETVNTDEVRPDSTLYLKPSRPVLCKVHKRKFSK
- a CDS encoding LacI family DNA-binding transcriptional regulator; translated protein: MATGIKQIAKLANVSISTVSHVLNASAPIGSEVQERVLSIARETGYLAKRRRKASISLLSTVLLVGTKKAFPKSDRNFVAWTMLNAFRKECQSRGVRLIPQIEEEDEINPDNIVQAVAKHRPQGIAVMQDDRQCLIDMLYKLPSAAVILSGQDQSMRVDTVAPSNRFGAKLATDHLLQLGHKRIALLTWGNRRVAKQRMEGFLDAYRQAGLEAPLSDIIDVGDYQQDVVEENFSRWLSEHKGPAPYSAFFCSADNVALGAMKALQNLGYSIPNDVSVMGFDNALFGELSSPSLSTIHVPMEEIGHVALNLLEEALTLPDGERSARRVELGCRLILRNSTAAPNPTYSE
- a CDS encoding ABC transporter substrate-binding protein, whose product is MKSVTLTSIAALTLPFLAANGWAYNEAPMLKQLVEAGQLPPVEERLPKNPRVIPVYDSIGTYGGVMKRAFKGPSDRWGPTKLMEERVVETYMDGEKNLSLVPGWIGEYSVSEDAREFTFKIREGLRWSDGAPVTTRDVRFWYEDVFLNEDLMPSIKALYTSNGVPMKLSFADDYTFAVSFEKPYPLFLTVLAKESTGRPGLDRPGFIEPFHYLKDYHPTHADPTKLDAAIAKYGAKKWTDLWDSKGQIQAWWFNPDMPVLTAWRVKTPPPSDTVVMERNPYYYGVDAEGNQLPYIDQIEHRLFQDPEAINFMAIQGEIDLQNRHINVADFTLLKENEAKGDYTIEKWTKALTWSIIPNLNSADKVKQALFEDIRFREALNISVDRETINELAFSGLGESRQASPISGSPFYDEEAETRWTEYDPDKAAELLDAIGLTERDDDGFRLMSDGRRLSLVLETRWDIQGELLEVVRTYWQDVGIEVLVRIIDRTLYQQHVDTADFDMVLDTFDRSSVITADPLRFLGRYGFAPSYFNWWSTNGKSGEEPPKDHPIRDVWKAWENAQTAHSLEEANAYAQEMVTLHKQYGWHVGLVGETPAVYVRKNSLKNFPAGFVHDDALRGVGLAYPQQLYFSQD